The Syngnathus scovelli strain Florida chromosome 11, RoL_Ssco_1.2, whole genome shotgun sequence region CCGTTTTTGCTGTACTCATAAATTGACAATAAACTAAGAATTCCATACCTGCTGCATATGTCCAAGAACATTCTTCCTACAGTCAAATATACCCTTTCCTTCTTCAGAGTACAGATTGAAGAGAACATCCGTGGTGTAGTTTTCATTGCATTTCTCATTTCTGAGGAAAAAAAGGACAGTAAACCCTTTGAAGAAGGGATTTGTTGGGATTTCATTCAAACCTCAGAACAAGTCCTCTCTTTACTGTTGTCTTCATCTTCTCCGTCAGATGCTCCACATTCATCTATGAGCAAGTtgagaaataaaaatgactTACTGTAATTCGCAAGactaaatgtctttttttcctgatagtcacgatgttttatttttatactatatattatatattcctTCTACTCAGACCTTCAGATCCTTAATTCCAAAAGGCTCCTCAAAGATATAGGCATTATCAGCTCCAGCTGCTAAGCCGGCCATGGTTGCCAGGTATCCGCAATATCCTCCCATGGtctcaacaatgaacactcttcgCTTGGTACCGGCTGCCGATTGCTTGATCAGGTCACATGACTAGAAGAAATAAATATGAAAAGAAGAAGGACATTCTAACATTGTTAAATGTTTGCTGGCAGTTTTtatgtgaggagaaaaaaaaatgtagaccgaGGTTATGGTGTTAAGAGCAGTGTCCGCTCCTATACTGAAGGCGGAACCAGGAACGTTGTTGGAGACGGTAGCAGGAATGACGACAAAAGGGATACAAAATTCCTCATAGTTTTGTCTGGCCTCCACCATCTCCAGTCCCCCAACAAATGCCTATGTGGAGAACAAAACGTGTGAAAATGAACTTTTATTATTACACACAAGTTGTTTCTATCTTTTATGGTTCATTACAGGCAGCAATTAGtagaaataaaaacactgcTCAACCTACCTCAAAGCCGCCGACAAGGACGATTCCGTGAATGTTGAACTTTGAGATGTTCTGGCTTATCTCCTTGATGAACTTACTCGGCAGGGATCTTCACAAAAAAGGGAATAATCAGGGCTGTGCATTCAACATGTAAGTTTTGGAACCGTCTCACCTCTTAGTACCGAGGAGCGAGCCACCCTTTCCAATCCATCCGGCCACTCCAGTCCAACCAATAGGCTCGATCTACGTAGGGAAAGCACGTTAGCTCAAATTATCTCCTGAAATATATCCTGTGTTGTGTTTAGGTAATGCATTGATAACACGATAGGTGTGTAACGTAAAATTACCTGGCCATGGGCTAAACCGTCAAATCCATCATGCACGGCCAGCATCTGGTGACCTTGGAGGAGGCCAGTTCTGACGACGGAACGAACTGCAGCATTCATTCCAGCGCACGGTGCTCCCACATTTAAAACGGCTATGTTGACATTGCTCTGGTGGGTGGAAATTCACAGAAACATTTGTCAGACATGCAGTCTCAAGTGGGTCATAtaaaaatcacgtcttgccttggtatctggaggatgaatgTGCGACAGCATTTTGTAGGCATTCCAGTTGTGCTCGAAGCTCCTATTCTCAAAAGGTTGCACGGACATTAAAAAGTAAATGCAATATTCAACGTTTTCCAAATGTAGAAGCATAAAAGCGGATGACTCACTTTCCCCTGAGGTTCACTGCATCTTCAAACCTTTTTTCAGCCATTGCTTTGGTGACATCCTTTGTCTAAAAATGTCCGAGAACATTGTTAGGCACCCAGATGCTTCATCTCATGCTTTTTGTGTAAATATTTTGTGCGACATACCACTTGCACACACTCCATCAGAGGCAgtctgatagccatgtttcccgaCAAGCTGACCACACTTGCAGGAGTATCGGGTGTGGCTTCTAACAGGGCCATCACTGCCTGCATACCCATCCTGCTGGCCTGATTGATCACAGAGCAGACTTAAAGAAACCAataaccccaaaaaaaacattttatgtaAATATTTTAAGTCATGAAAAATACCAGGATTCTGTCAAAGGCGGATGGGGTTCCTCCTCTTTGGACATGGCCCAATACGGTGGTACGGGTGTCGAAGCCAAGCTTTTTTGTCACCAACTGAACCAAAATGTTTTGGATTCATGAACAGATGTATATTTCTAACAAAAATATGTATCGTAAAAAATGATATTACTGACCTGTCTGACATACTCACAGGTGATGGGGTCGCCATTGAGGTCTATTGCACCTTCTGCTACGATGATAATATGCAAACGGTTGCCAAGATTCCTTTGCTAAGAGAAAAAGAAGATAATAATTCACCAACAGTATTTTTAGGAATTGTTGTAAATAAAACCTCAAATTTACCTGAGTCAATCGTCTGCACAGATGCTCCTCCCAGTCCTTCTCTGGGGGCATCTCTGGAATGAATACCCAGTCAGCAGCACATGCCAGAGCTGTCACCAAAGCCAGGTAACTGTAAGTCAAAGGTTAAAAGTTTAGGTCTTGTTTGTAGAAACACAGGCCGACACAAGTTTTCACCATGATCATCGCATCTGCTCACACAGATGCTTGACTCACCCACAATGTCTGCCCATCACCTCCAGGATGAATGTCCTCTGGTGACTGCATAAAGAAGCAAATTAAGTTAGAGAGCCTCGAATGATGTGAACGGAAATATTTCTCTAGAAGTAATCTACTTGGTGTCTAACACACTCCTCCAAATGTGTGGCTtggattttatattttgaatacATCTTTTGATACACCAGTTGTGGAACGTTTCTGACATGTTGCATGAGATACTTAAATGTCCACCTCTGTGCCGTGGTGGCAATTGCATCCACTATCTCCATGATGCGATGCAGGGCAGAGTCTGTGCCGATGGTCATGTCAGTGCCGCAGAAGTCGTTGTCAATGGAGCCCACCATGCCGACAATGTTGAGATGGGAGGATGCCTTTGCTTCATTTGCTGTGATCTTACCTGAGGACAGGTTTAAAATAATCGTGCTCTCAGATGTTTTCAAACATCAACAACTTTTGAGAATATCCATAAATCCTCACCAGCTTTGATTAAATCTGCTAGTAGCTCACTCCACTCAGTTCTGAACTGGTTGGCACCGGTGAGACTGCCATCACCTCCAATGACGCACAAGTTGGTGATGCCCAACTTGACCAAGTTGTAGGCCGCCTTGGTACGACCCTCTTTGGAGCGGAAGTCCTGACAACGGGCACTGCCAATCACAGTTCCACCCTGAGGAATGTGTCATGGTCAATATCAGAATCAAAGAGGTGGAGAGGCAGGACGCTCATTGAAAGCACCATGCACGAGTGACTTTGGCTGTCTAATGAACTCTGGCATTTAAATGCCAATCTCATTGACATACACATTTAAACCGTCAAAGCGTTGCTAGAATTACTGACCAAAAGGTTAGAGTGTCACTGTGACCTGATGGTCACAGGTTAAATATAGATACAATTTGTATGGTTGTATTTAAAGTatgtaaaatgaaaatacatttttggtGAAGACTGTTGTTAATAAGCCTGCCAaatttgaattgaaaaaaaaaaaatacatgaaatgAGAATCTAAAACACCAACTAACTCCACGTGCCATGACAATGCATCGGTAGCCTAGCTTGCTAGCTAACTGCATGACGTATATTGGTAAAATTGTTTGTTATTATTACAAAGCCGAAATGCATTGAGAAACAAATCACGACGATCAATCTTTAAATGtagccttttgtttttcttctcaccAGCTGCAACATCATGGACACACTTTCCCACGTAGCAGGGCGAATGTTGTCTCCACCATCTACCAGGCCCTGATAGCCCTGTCAATAAACAGAGAGAGCGAGCACATTATTGCCTCGGACTTGTAGAAGTTTTAGGGTCTCATTCCTGGCTAAATAGTCTTTTCAGAAAAGTCATGGCCTTTATTGGTTCTAAATTCTAACACTAATCAATGACATTACCTCATGGACAAAGAAGACTTTGGCTCCGGTGTATATTCCCATTCGAACTGTGGCCCTCACAGCTGCATTCATGCCTTGAGAACACACATTAAAGTTGCTTTAATAAGATTGGAAAACAATACAGGGAGAGTAAGGgtgtaaaatggatggatgaatagttCTATACAAAAACATATATTGCGAAATTACAGTACCATGCAAAATATTACTTTGGGCCTCTCGCTCAAAGTGTCACCTGCGACCCTAATGAGCACAAGCGCTATCAAAACTagatggattattttttttcatgtatagTCTATTATCTAACAAGCCATTATTGACTTTTTCTGtgata contains the following coding sequences:
- the pfkmb gene encoding phosphofructokinase, muscle b, coding for MAEHISADPTKMGKGRAIAVLTSGGDAQGMNAAVRATVRMGIYTGAKVFFVHEGYQGLVDGGDNIRPATWESVSMMLQLGGTVIGSARCQDFRSKEGRTKAAYNLVKLGITNLCVIGGDGSLTGANQFRTEWSELLADLIKAGKITANEAKASSHLNIVGMVGSIDNDFCGTDMTIGTDSALHRIMEIVDAIATTAQSHQRTFILEVMGRHCGYLALVTALACAADWVFIPEMPPEKDWEEHLCRRLTQQRNLGNRLHIIIVAEGAIDLNGDPITCEYVRQLVTKKLGFDTRTTVLGHVQRGGTPSAFDRILASRMGMQAVMALLEATPDTPASVVSLSGNMAIRLPLMECVQVTKDVTKAMAEKRFEDAVNLRGKSFEHNWNAYKMLSHIHPPDTKSNVNIAVLNVGAPCAGMNAAVRSVVRTGLLQGHQMLAVHDGFDGLAHGQIEPIGWTGVAGWIGKGGSLLGTKRSLPSKFIKEISQNISKFNIHGIVLVGGFEAFVGGLEMVEARQNYEEFCIPFVVIPATVSNNVPGSAFSIGADTALNTITSSCDLIKQSAAGTKRRVFIVETMGGYCGYLATMAGLAAGADNAYIFEEPFGIKDLKMNVEHLTEKMKTTVKRGLVLRNEKCNENYTTDVLFNLYSEEGKGIFDCRKNVLGHMQQGGTPSPFDRNFATKMGIKSILWLTEKVKEHSRHGRIFANSHDTACVLGMKKRSLIFQPLTELKEHVDFEHRIPKEQWWLRLRPVLKILAKYDTRLDTSNMAEMEHVTQKKSS